In Mesotoga sp. Brook.08.105.5.1, one DNA window encodes the following:
- a CDS encoding VOC family protein: MAKKMPVVYWEINALDGESLSEFYEEVFEWETEVSDTKFHSFKSGDPKGINGGIFTGKGTLPTHRALYIEVEDMDEIIERVKNQGQEILQGPFESGNNILAFFTDPEGHMIGLIQRK; this comes from the coding sequence GTGGCTAAGAAAATGCCAGTTGTTTACTGGGAAATCAACGCACTAGATGGGGAGTCACTTTCGGAATTCTATGAGGAAGTTTTCGAATGGGAAACAGAAGTTAGCGATACGAAATTCCATTCATTCAAGAGCGGAGACCCTAAAGGAATAAACGGAGGCATATTCACGGGCAAAGGGACTCTTCCGACTCACAGGGCTCTATATATCGAAGTCGAGGATATGGATGAGATCATTGAAAGAGTCAAAAATCAGGGACAGGAAATACTCCAGGGGCCGTTCGAATCTGGGAATAATATCCTTGCATTCTTTACAGATCCAGAAGGCCATATGATCGGCCTGATACAGAGGAAGTAG
- a CDS encoding alpha/beta fold hydrolase: MTVLKVTRRASLAVVLVLLLGTMLLAAGTEYTVVKGDTLWEIAEAYDVDWKEIAELNGITDEFALQVGTVLKIPAAYTEISVMIPNIDHDIPAVICIPEGDGPFPIVVMLHGTGSDKSEAGGGYLLAAPALAEAGIASVRFDFIGNGESTADYIDYNFTSAVDDTNIAFAYAASLPRIDGHRAGIMGWSQGGTIALLAAGQNPAYKSVLCWAGAPDLSGVGSLEAYEIAKQNGYYELTFEWRTPLKLGLQWFDEVYGTDVLQVFSNSTAPVLAINGALDTVVDPVNAQRIVDASRSNESEVLLIEGADHTFNIFTGDTTAFDQLIGATVDWFVKTL; the protein is encoded by the coding sequence GTGACTGTATTGAAAGTTACGAGGAGAGCTTCTCTGGCCGTAGTTCTGGTCTTGCTTCTTGGCACCATGCTTCTGGCGGCCGGAACCGAGTACACTGTTGTAAAGGGAGACACTCTATGGGAGATTGCAGAGGCCTATGATGTCGACTGGAAGGAAATCGCCGAGCTCAACGGAATCACTGATGAGTTTGCACTGCAGGTGGGAACGGTATTGAAGATTCCTGCGGCGTATACGGAAATATCGGTCATGATTCCCAATATCGATCATGATATTCCCGCCGTTATCTGCATCCCTGAAGGCGATGGACCATTTCCTATAGTCGTCATGCTTCATGGAACCGGCTCTGACAAGAGCGAAGCCGGCGGAGGCTACCTACTTGCAGCTCCTGCTCTGGCAGAGGCAGGTATTGCCAGTGTCCGCTTCGACTTCATTGGAAACGGCGAGAGTACCGCAGACTATATCGACTACAACTTCACATCGGCTGTGGACGATACAAACATCGCCTTCGCTTACGCAGCAAGTCTTCCGAGAATAGACGGCCATCGAGCAGGAATAATGGGTTGGAGCCAGGGAGGAACAATCGCTTTGCTCGCTGCAGGACAGAATCCGGCTTACAAATCGGTGCTTTGCTGGGCAGGTGCTCCGGACCTATCAGGAGTTGGAAGCTTGGAGGCATATGAGATAGCAAAGCAAAATGGTTACTATGAACTCACTTTTGAATGGAGAACTCCTCTTAAACTCGGGCTTCAGTGGTTCGATGAAGTTTATGGCACTGACGTGTTACAGGTCTTCTCTAACTCCACAGCGCCAGTACTAGCAATCAATGGTGCTCTAGATACAGTAGTTGATCCTGTAAATGCTCAGAGAATTGTCGATGCATCAAGAAGCAATGAGTCAGAAGTTCTTCTTATAGAAGGCGCGGACCATACGTTCAACATTTTCACGGGGGACACGACAGCCTTTGATCAGTTGATCGGGGCCACCGTAGATTGGTTCGTCAAAACACTTTAG
- a CDS encoding ROK family transcriptional regulator — protein sequence MHSLSKAEKDVFYELWRNEGGLSRKSIAKATNLSKATISRLTQQLIEKGFVLDSPPVPSTHKGRPYSVLNVNNGELLVGGVHIHSKTMNIVLGDLSGRVKHARSLDHSRYDVLDKLYEIPKIIRNSFDESISAVLVFSIVTPGIVDESTGNVVKSFYTQSETVNLKKLSDEWKTTLEIENDANALLVSEMLLGSIPLRDALYIDREFGASLVLNGRIFRGPHGGAGEFGHLQVDPSGPECWCGKKGCVAAFFDPKNLHDRFSGLVPNGSLKMDDRSFLRFLNELYSENSNEEYVRAFQQLLDKLAAAIANVVDLLGLETIVLNSRNPFFSDKAVDYLRKKVFDMSLGHTELEMMILKVTEQKLLRTPLAVSVGRILGVF from the coding sequence TTGCATAGTTTGTCCAAGGCGGAAAAGGATGTCTTTTATGAACTCTGGAGGAATGAAGGCGGATTGTCAAGAAAATCCATAGCCAAAGCAACGAATTTGAGCAAAGCTACTATTTCGCGACTCACTCAGCAACTCATTGAAAAGGGCTTTGTTCTGGATAGCCCTCCGGTGCCGTCCACACACAAGGGAAGACCGTATTCGGTGCTGAATGTGAATAACGGAGAGTTGCTTGTCGGCGGAGTTCACATACATTCCAAAACGATGAACATAGTCTTGGGCGATTTGTCAGGCAGAGTTAAGCACGCAAGATCTCTGGATCATTCAAGATATGATGTTCTGGACAAACTGTACGAAATACCTAAGATTATTCGGAACAGCTTCGATGAGAGTATCTCTGCGGTTCTCGTTTTCAGCATCGTGACTCCGGGGATCGTGGATGAATCGACAGGCAATGTCGTGAAGAGCTTCTACACGCAGAGTGAAACGGTAAATCTTAAGAAGCTAAGCGATGAGTGGAAAACAACACTTGAGATAGAGAATGACGCTAACGCCCTGCTGGTTTCAGAAATGCTTCTGGGCTCTATTCCCTTAAGAGACGCATTATATATAGACAGGGAGTTCGGAGCTTCTCTCGTGCTTAACGGAAGGATTTTCAGAGGTCCACATGGCGGAGCAGGAGAATTCGGCCATCTTCAGGTAGACCCTTCCGGTCCCGAATGCTGGTGCGGCAAAAAGGGCTGTGTTGCTGCCTTTTTCGATCCCAAAAACCTTCACGACAGATTCTCCGGGTTGGTGCCGAACGGAAGTCTGAAAATGGACGATCGTTCCTTCTTGCGGTTTCTCAATGAACTATATTCGGAGAACAGCAACGAAGAATACGTGAGAGCCTTTCAACAACTACTTGACAAACTTGCAGCAGCTATCGCAAATGTTGTCGACTTGCTCGGGCTTGAAACGATAGTGCTCAACAGCCGCAATCCTTTCTTCTCCGACAAAGCGGTTGATTATCTTAGAAAGAAAGTGTTCGATATGTCGCTGGGCCACACCGAGCTCGAAATGATGATTCTTAAGGTTACAGAACAGAAGCTTTTGAGAACACCCCTCGCTGTTTCAGTAGGGAGAATACTGGGAGTCTTTTAG
- a CDS encoding ABC transporter substrate-binding protein: MRKRVMILFVASLLLITSAMAKTTIVHWMHHSPSRAMIIMEMASEFMKENPDVEIKVQTIPYSEYKTKLLAALAAGSGPDVAQIPATAMEEFFGYGLIQPINASVATAEEMREKCIEAAIDKLIIDGQLYGFPTDVQTIVLFYNPYLFEQAGLDPYSPPQNWTELLEYAKQLTIWEGNKMVQSGLGIEGYEPVIESFMRQAGATFWASDEEKKVAYEDAQLEGLKFLTDAVLKHEVYVPEFGSRWTGFRQIKEAMVFGHGAMVGSFQVGGHPDLEFRTALPPAHPETGSRSSVLTSWALVLMSDCRTPEIASKWLAFISSPEAQKLWFKDTGELPSYYSVINDPEFADDPLLSPILDSLNYAVPTFSAGWGNPAALLRETAYNSIINKGADPEEALKKAINEINQYLEETFGIF, translated from the coding sequence ATGAGAAAGAGAGTTATGATACTTTTTGTTGCCTCGTTGCTCTTGATTACTTCTGCAATGGCAAAAACAACTATCGTCCACTGGATGCACCATTCACCGAGCAGAGCGATGATTATCATGGAAATGGCTTCAGAGTTCATGAAGGAAAACCCCGATGTAGAAATCAAGGTTCAGACAATACCATATTCAGAGTATAAGACTAAGCTACTTGCTGCTCTGGCAGCGGGAAGTGGGCCAGATGTCGCACAGATTCCAGCCACGGCGATGGAGGAGTTCTTCGGTTATGGATTGATTCAACCAATAAATGCAAGTGTCGCCACGGCGGAAGAGATGAGAGAGAAGTGCATAGAAGCGGCTATTGACAAGCTGATTATCGATGGTCAGCTGTACGGCTTTCCGACAGATGTTCAGACAATTGTTCTCTTCTACAATCCATATCTCTTCGAACAGGCGGGTCTTGACCCCTATAGCCCTCCTCAAAACTGGACCGAACTCCTTGAGTACGCAAAACAGCTGACGATTTGGGAAGGAAACAAGATGGTTCAATCAGGGCTGGGAATTGAAGGCTACGAACCGGTTATTGAGAGTTTCATGAGGCAGGCAGGCGCAACATTCTGGGCAAGCGATGAAGAAAAGAAAGTCGCATACGAAGATGCTCAGCTTGAAGGCCTGAAATTCTTGACTGATGCAGTGCTGAAACATGAAGTATATGTACCGGAATTTGGTTCGAGGTGGACGGGATTCAGACAGATAAAAGAAGCTATGGTGTTCGGACATGGAGCAATGGTCGGTTCTTTCCAGGTCGGCGGGCATCCCGATCTCGAATTCAGAACCGCACTCCCTCCGGCGCACCCCGAGACAGGAAGCAGAAGCTCGGTTTTGACAAGCTGGGCTCTTGTTCTCATGAGCGATTGCAGAACTCCGGAGATCGCTTCGAAGTGGCTTGCTTTTATAAGCTCGCCCGAAGCCCAGAAACTGTGGTTCAAAGATACAGGAGAACTCCCTTCTTATTATAGCGTGATCAATGATCCCGAGTTTGCAGATGATCCTTTGTTGAGCCCGATTCTGGATTCACTGAATTATGCTGTGCCAACGTTCTCTGCCGGTTGGGGAAATCCGGCGGCTCTTCTTAGGGAAACGGCGTACAACAGCATAATCAACAAAGGGGCCGATCCTGAGGAAGCGCTCAAGAAGGCGATAAACGAAATCAACCAGTATCTCGAAGAGACCTTTGGAATATTCTGA
- a CDS encoding sugar ABC transporter permease: protein MVELSDNSLSKILIAAGLLLIILSFFLPYASGEVVYRVADFSFWGAFNLLPVYIVLVCLFALFLAIGKISFLLGTAVSLLVLNITIIFMRTEWQEVLRSKFFLDFLGIAGYGWWISLIGSVVVLVAVVRLIPDKKRAPYLFILPSLFGVCFLTFFPAMFAFFISFHRWNILVPNKPFVGLANFRKAFTDEYFLRSLWISFKYALGVIPVKIVISFFFALLIYSIPKFKSVFRVIYFLPAVTSVVAISVIWTWIYHPYYGVANYLIGLFGAEPINWLGNPEIAIWSVVFVSVWRSVGYSIIIFLAGLNNIPSIILEASDIDGATRWQKVKNIIIPLMKPSLVFVFITSTIGAIQVFTEIYMMTGGNADTKTAVFYIWQTGFNKLQMGYASSMSIVLFAIILVITLVQMRVTKIFKEE from the coding sequence ATGGTAGAGCTATCAGATAATTCACTGAGTAAAATTTTAATAGCTGCAGGGTTGTTACTAATAATTCTCTCTTTCTTCCTGCCCTACGCATCGGGAGAAGTTGTGTATAGGGTTGCTGACTTCTCTTTTTGGGGTGCGTTTAACCTCCTGCCCGTCTATATTGTCCTGGTCTGCCTTTTTGCACTGTTCCTTGCGATAGGGAAGATCTCATTTCTTCTTGGAACAGCTGTCTCTTTGCTGGTGCTGAACATCACGATCATCTTCATGAGAACTGAATGGCAGGAGGTTCTAAGATCAAAGTTCTTCCTCGATTTCCTGGGCATTGCCGGTTACGGATGGTGGATCTCTTTGATCGGCAGCGTTGTGGTTCTCGTTGCCGTCGTAAGACTGATTCCGGATAAGAAGAGGGCTCCGTATCTCTTCATTCTGCCGTCCCTGTTTGGAGTCTGCTTTCTTACTTTCTTCCCGGCAATGTTCGCTTTCTTTATCTCGTTTCACAGGTGGAATATCCTCGTGCCGAACAAACCATTCGTGGGGCTTGCGAACTTCAGGAAGGCCTTTACAGACGAGTATTTTCTGAGATCGCTCTGGATAAGCTTTAAGTATGCTCTTGGCGTTATACCCGTGAAAATCGTAATTTCCTTTTTCTTTGCTCTCCTCATATACTCTATCCCGAAGTTCAAGAGCGTATTCAGAGTGATATACTTTCTTCCGGCCGTGACATCGGTTGTTGCGATAAGCGTTATCTGGACATGGATATATCATCCGTATTACGGAGTAGCGAATTATCTCATAGGACTCTTCGGGGCGGAGCCGATAAACTGGCTGGGCAATCCCGAAATAGCCATCTGGTCAGTTGTGTTTGTTTCAGTCTGGAGGTCCGTTGGATACAGCATAATAATCTTCCTGGCCGGGCTGAACAACATACCTAGTATCATTCTGGAAGCCTCGGATATCGACGGAGCAACGCGTTGGCAGAAGGTCAAGAACATCATAATCCCGCTCATGAAGCCCTCTCTTGTTTTTGTGTTCATAACTTCGACGATCGGCGCGATTCAGGTTTTCACGGAGATATACATGATGACGGGAGGAAATGCAGATACGAAAACGGCTGTCTTCTACATCTGGCAGACGGGATTCAATAAGCTACAGATGGGCTATGCTAGTTCAATGTCAATCGTTCTGTTTGCAATAATACTGGTGATTACTCTTGTTCAGATGAGGGTCACAAAGATTTTCAAGGAGGAGTGA
- a CDS encoding carbohydrate ABC transporter permease, producing MRSKRKSNIIVYSISYTLLIAFSIIMIMPFVWMILSTFKDQSELMRFPPKFLPDRFTLKNYAEVFSSVPFLRYYLNSILITTVAVTLTLLTSSLAGFAFAKYRFRGRNSIFKTLLGAMMIPFPVTIIPLYIMIYNLGLVDTYLALIITGSVSIFGVFLMRQFIVTIPDDLIDAARIDGCSEFQIFRIIVIPNIRAPLSALAIFSFMATWNAFLWPLLVVNNDEHRTVQLGVQYFTQRYGDLMHLQITAAAMAVIPIVVLYLKLQKQFIEGITMTGLKG from the coding sequence TTGAGATCGAAGAGGAAGAGCAACATAATTGTATATTCTATTTCATATACTCTCTTGATAGCATTTTCAATAATAATGATTATGCCCTTTGTATGGATGATCTTGTCTACATTCAAAGATCAAAGTGAGCTTATGAGATTCCCCCCTAAGTTCCTGCCTGACAGATTCACCCTAAAGAATTACGCCGAAGTATTCAGTTCCGTTCCTTTTTTGAGGTATTACTTGAACAGCATTCTAATAACTACCGTTGCGGTCACTCTCACATTGCTCACATCCAGCCTCGCCGGCTTTGCCTTTGCAAAATACAGGTTCAGAGGAAGAAACTCGATTTTCAAGACTCTGCTCGGCGCGATGATGATTCCTTTTCCTGTTACCATAATCCCGCTGTATATCATGATCTACAATCTGGGGCTCGTAGACACCTACTTGGCTCTGATTATAACGGGTTCAGTAAGCATCTTCGGCGTATTTCTCATGAGGCAATTCATTGTCACTATTCCCGACGACTTGATAGATGCGGCCAGGATAGACGGATGCTCCGAGTTTCAGATCTTTAGAATCATCGTGATTCCAAACATAAGAGCACCACTGTCTGCGCTGGCGATCTTCTCTTTTATGGCGACCTGGAACGCTTTCCTGTGGCCTCTTCTGGTTGTTAACAACGATGAACACAGGACTGTTCAACTCGGAGTACAGTATTTCACCCAGCGTTACGGGGATTTGATGCACCTTCAGATCACGGCCGCCGCAATGGCCGTTATACCGATAGTGGTGCTGTATCTCAAATTGCAGAAGCAATTCATCGAGGGTATTACGATGACCGGTTTGAAGGGCTAG
- a CDS encoding alkaline phosphatase, translating into MKKLSTLFMLLVFFSSVFLSLESSRPENIVILICDGMGFNHLYISELVTGEVMGSHSPVVGIGRNEALDNLVTDSAAAATAFFSGVKTLTGYLGMNALGEEVKTLADILKDKGWWLGLVTNTRYYDATPAALYAHAQRKETDVITDFLMESPLDLFFAGGLEELGINPFTQKPTPRSRIHELIDSGYRVLGLNFEEIGSPDSEMLKGTVALVTMGDKSFENELIPGEPTLLEMVERALAVFMQEERNKLLVIEAGRIDDASHVNDSEAVLAELAAFRDVLSYLLSQLSLESDLLIVLSDHETGGVAVPYGKPDGDFSLSWSSNDHTAAYVPIIAYGKGSHVFTGFYHLKEIPRKICGLLDVIICAE; encoded by the coding sequence ATGAAAAAGCTCTCGACTCTCTTTATGCTTTTAGTATTCTTTTCTTCTGTTTTTCTCTCGCTGGAAAGCAGTAGACCTGAGAATATCGTCATCCTGATTTGTGACGGGATGGGTTTTAACCATCTATACATATCGGAACTGGTAACTGGAGAAGTCATGGGAAGCCACAGTCCCGTAGTCGGTATCGGCAGAAATGAGGCTCTAGATAATCTTGTAACCGACTCGGCTGCCGCCGCAACCGCGTTTTTTTCCGGTGTGAAGACACTGACGGGGTATCTTGGCATGAATGCATTAGGAGAAGAAGTGAAGACGCTGGCGGATATCCTGAAAGACAAGGGTTGGTGGCTCGGCCTGGTTACAAACACACGTTACTACGACGCCACTCCGGCAGCCCTTTACGCTCATGCGCAAAGGAAGGAAACGGATGTAATTACAGACTTTCTAATGGAAAGTCCCCTCGATTTGTTCTTTGCCGGTGGTCTTGAAGAGCTGGGAATCAATCCCTTTACTCAGAAACCGACGCCAAGAAGCAGAATACACGAACTCATAGACAGCGGCTACAGGGTTCTTGGACTGAATTTCGAGGAGATTGGATCTCCGGATTCCGAAATGCTGAAGGGAACCGTTGCCCTTGTAACCATGGGAGACAAAAGCTTTGAGAATGAATTGATTCCCGGTGAGCCCACTCTCTTGGAAATGGTCGAAAGGGCTTTAGCTGTATTCATGCAGGAAGAGAGAAACAAGCTACTCGTCATTGAGGCCGGCAGAATTGACGATGCTTCTCATGTCAACGATTCAGAGGCCGTGCTGGCCGAACTGGCTGCCTTCAGGGACGTACTCTCTTATTTGCTTTCACAGCTCTCTTTGGAAAGCGATCTATTGATCGTGCTTTCAGACCACGAGACCGGAGGAGTCGCGGTGCCTTATGGCAAACCCGATGGTGACTTTTCCTTGAGCTGGTCGAGTAACGACCACACTGCTGCCTATGTGCCTATAATTGCCTACGGCAAAGGATCGCATGTCTTCACGGGATTTTACCATTTGAAGGAGATTCCTCGAAAGATCTGCGGACTATTGGATGTGATTATATGCGCAGAATAG
- a CDS encoding endonuclease/exonuclease/phosphatase family protein, which translates to MGTSLTVMTYNIRHGLGIDGVLDFSRVVETIREVDPDILILNEVDQENPRSAGLRQAEIIAKELNMSYFFSLAEGRSNYGNAVLSKFPITAEFGFVLPRPEWMLAVDRGCSAIVTEIEGREVLVMGTHLGLGGIMEIQTELRKILEVYLEHEEIPAIIAGDLNAEWYDLQYGVPEFFNHFNSVNHALDKSLHTIPADRPGRQIDYIFVNHYFEIVDAFTVASYASDHLPVVSRLVLK; encoded by the coding sequence ATGGGAACATCTCTGACTGTCATGACCTACAACATAAGGCACGGATTGGGAATAGACGGTGTCCTGGATTTTTCCAGAGTTGTCGAGACCATAAGGGAAGTAGATCCAGATATTCTTATTCTCAATGAAGTCGATCAGGAAAATCCGAGGAGCGCAGGACTGAGACAGGCAGAGATTATTGCCAAGGAACTCAACATGAGCTACTTCTTCAGTCTGGCGGAGGGCAGGAGCAACTACGGCAACGCTGTTCTCAGTAAATTCCCGATAACGGCCGAATTTGGTTTTGTGCTCCCGAGACCAGAATGGATGCTTGCCGTGGATAGAGGTTGTTCCGCAATCGTCACAGAGATCGAGGGCCGGGAAGTCCTGGTGATGGGCACGCATCTCGGTCTCGGCGGGATCATGGAAATCCAGACGGAACTCAGAAAGATTCTCGAGGTGTATCTTGAGCACGAAGAGATTCCGGCGATTATTGCCGGCGATCTCAACGCCGAGTGGTATGATCTGCAGTACGGTGTCCCCGAGTTTTTTAACCACTTCAATTCGGTGAATCATGCGCTTGACAAGAGTCTTCATACGATACCGGCAGATAGACCGGGCCGGCAGATTGATTATATCTTCGTGAATCACTATTTCGAGATCGTCGATGCGTTCACTGTAGCTTCATACGCTTCGGATCATCTGCCCGTCGTTTCGAGGCTGGTCCTGAAATGA
- a CDS encoding nucleotide pyrophosphatase/phosphodiesterase family protein → MKNIPLLFVTIDSLGPEVLKKARTPFLDSVAKTGSVVRNMRSCFPTLTTPMMSTILTGVYPEKHGIYSNTILNREEMRVEGRLRDLKRAPITDCLYENNYTILSIQHFMLQGRKGVKHVQVDGNRSNAIRKALTKESKEKKYDAIFCLYQSLDSAGHRYGPLHHKTIRELEEIDGELKLLADFLEETFGEFVIVISSDHSMSLAENPTDLDLGEVIARIGLEAELGKEGKRVSKETDILMLKYPTVNIYTLTEKAMNRTALLVDALRKISVTDRVYTKEEMKKLHNPEYADIAFCLKRGYSNSLKSRRPGSFFGYHGTFHEEPSVFMFRDIHKTKNCVERGTLVDITPTTLDLLNIKSSVDFDGISLKK, encoded by the coding sequence ATGAAGAATATCCCTCTCCTCTTCGTTACTATCGATTCGCTTGGTCCGGAGGTGTTGAAGAAGGCCAGGACTCCTTTCCTGGATAGTGTTGCCAAGACTGGTTCCGTGGTGAGGAATATGAGATCGTGTTTTCCTACACTTACCACACCCATGATGAGCACCATATTGACGGGTGTATATCCCGAAAAACACGGCATATACTCCAACACTATCCTGAACAGAGAAGAGATGAGAGTGGAGGGTAGACTCAGAGATCTCAAAAGAGCGCCAATAACCGACTGTTTATACGAAAACAACTACACCATCCTCTCGATACAGCATTTCATGCTTCAGGGAAGAAAGGGAGTGAAGCATGTCCAGGTTGACGGAAACAGAAGCAATGCAATACGGAAGGCGCTAACAAAGGAGAGTAAAGAAAAGAAGTATGACGCTATCTTCTGCCTCTATCAGTCTCTGGATAGTGCGGGGCATAGATACGGACCTCTTCACCACAAGACGATAAGAGAATTGGAAGAGATAGATGGCGAGTTGAAGCTTTTAGCCGACTTTCTTGAAGAGACATTTGGAGAATTCGTTATAGTCATTAGTTCCGATCACTCCATGTCATTGGCCGAAAATCCTACGGATCTTGATCTAGGTGAAGTTATTGCCAGGATCGGTCTCGAAGCCGAACTTGGTAAGGAAGGAAAGAGGGTTTCTAAAGAGACTGACATTCTTATGCTCAAATACCCAACCGTAAACATCTACACTCTGACGGAAAAAGCAATGAATAGGACAGCTCTGCTCGTGGATGCTCTGAGGAAAATCAGCGTAACAGATAGAGTCTATACAAAAGAAGAAATGAAGAAGTTGCACAACCCCGAGTATGCTGACATCGCCTTCTGTTTGAAAAGAGGATATTCAAACTCATTGAAGTCGAGAAGGCCCGGGTCTTTTTTCGGATATCACGGAACTTTCCACGAGGAGCCCTCCGTGTTCATGTTTAGAGATATTCACAAGACAAAGAACTGTGTAGAGAGAGGTACTCTAGTCGACATTACGCCAACAACCCTCGATTTACTTAACATAAAATCATCTGTCGATTTCGATGGAATTTCACTGAAGAAATGA
- a CDS encoding PHP domain-containing protein, protein MNLTKLDYHLHTSYSDGEMTFSRLLEALEGNVSVCGVTDHFELNHPSSIEFTKDYLEAFGAFKESARRLGISAHLGVETGLGKSGILLPFMMGEIEYIIASLHRVPLEGTNSEDYWQAYKGIIAENARRGGFQILGHVEGYLPLLPLLDHDPGFDKKREIERQIIHKYFTFDWYSRLAKDLEANDIALEIHEPSKTPRLEVLDIMKRSGVAFSYGTDSHIPEQVSKRSYLKRVIQELDLKESDFLDIETINLKI, encoded by the coding sequence TTGAATCTGACAAAACTTGATTATCATCTGCACACAAGCTATTCAGACGGAGAGATGACTTTTTCCCGGCTTCTTGAAGCTTTGGAAGGCAATGTAAGTGTATGTGGCGTGACTGATCACTTTGAGTTAAACCATCCATCCAGCATAGAATTCACAAAAGACTATCTTGAGGCCTTCGGAGCATTCAAAGAAAGCGCCAGGAGGCTCGGCATCTCCGCTCATCTCGGCGTGGAAACCGGGCTCGGGAAGAGCGGCATACTACTCCCTTTTATGATGGGCGAAATAGAGTACATCATTGCGAGTCTTCACAGAGTTCCGCTAGAGGGAACAAACAGTGAAGATTACTGGCAAGCTTACAAAGGTATCATTGCCGAAAATGCACGAAGAGGAGGCTTTCAGATTCTTGGGCACGTCGAGGGCTATCTCCCGCTTCTACCTCTTCTTGATCACGATCCGGGATTCGACAAGAAGAGGGAGATTGAACGGCAGATCATTCACAAGTACTTCACGTTTGACTGGTACTCGCGATTGGCAAAGGATCTCGAGGCAAACGATATTGCACTCGAAATACATGAGCCATCAAAAACGCCGCGATTAGAAGTTCTGGATATTATGAAACGATCGGGAGTTGCTTTCTCCTACGGAACAGATTCCCACATACCTGAGCAGGTTTCCAAGAGGAGCTATCTGAAAAGAGTCATCCAGGAACTCGATCTGAAGGAAAGTGATTTTCTCGATATCGAGACGATTAACTTGAAAATATAG
- a CDS encoding Gfo/Idh/MocA family oxidoreductase: MTNVGIIGCGMMGKVHSIAYSSLQDVNVKAVASLSREQTLECARLTSSKASTVEEILTDDEIEVVSICTPTDTHRDLVVEAARNRKHVFCEKPIARTLKDALEMVEVCKQNSVLLGVNHVVRFFDSYSRAKSLMEDGAIGTVVMARMYRGGVFPKHGWNNWFDELARSGGVLLDLSIHDFDFLRTVLGKVESITARSVKNTPSHPGRNRDHAIAVVKFANGSLAHVEGSWAEPENAPSKFTTSFEFVGRDGMITYDSDEDFTIRVQTASKDLPSFSKSTPTANDPYGLHIQKFIEAVKEERKVPVDGNEAIEALKISLAANRSAESGRPVKLLEVV; this comes from the coding sequence ATGACAAACGTTGGGATTATCGGTTGTGGAATGATGGGAAAGGTTCATTCCATTGCGTACAGCAGCCTGCAAGACGTCAATGTGAAAGCAGTAGCGAGTCTCTCAAGGGAACAGACTCTGGAATGTGCAAGACTCACCTCTTCAAAAGCATCCACTGTGGAGGAGATACTCACCGATGACGAAATAGAGGTAGTCAGTATCTGTACACCTACGGATACACACAGGGATCTTGTGGTGGAAGCAGCAAGAAACAGGAAGCATGTTTTCTGCGAAAAACCAATAGCTCGTACTCTCAAAGACGCTCTAGAAATGGTTGAGGTTTGCAAGCAAAACAGCGTTCTGCTGGGTGTGAATCATGTAGTGAGATTCTTTGACTCTTACTCTAGGGCAAAGAGCCTTATGGAAGACGGAGCGATAGGCACGGTGGTCATGGCAAGGATGTATCGCGGTGGTGTCTTTCCAAAGCACGGCTGGAACAATTGGTTCGACGAACTCGCTAGAAGCGGCGGAGTTCTTCTTGATCTTTCCATTCACGACTTCGACTTCTTGAGAACGGTCCTGGGAAAAGTAGAGTCCATAACCGCAAGAAGCGTGAAAAACACTCCTTCTCATCCAGGCAGAAACAGAGACCATGCCATAGCTGTCGTCAAATTCGCAAACGGTTCGCTGGCACATGTCGAGGGCAGCTGGGCAGAGCCGGAAAACGCTCCTTCGAAATTCACAACTTCTTTCGAATTCGTGGGTAGAGATGGAATGATAACCTACGACAGCGATGAGGATTTCACTATTAGGGTGCAGACTGCGTCTAAGGATCTCCCGTCTTTCTCAAAGAGCACCCCCACAGCCAATGATCCTTATGGATTACACATACAGAAGTTCATAGAAGCGGTGAAAGAAGAAAGAAAGGTTCCCGTTGATGGTAATGAGGCTATTGAGGCGTTGAAGATCTCGCTGGCCGCCAACCGATCTGCAGAAAGCGGGAGACCTGTGAAGCTCCTGGAGGTGGTGTAG